In one window of uncultured Draconibacterium sp. DNA:
- a CDS encoding phosphoglycerate mutase family protein translates to MKTLTQFIIFLVILLYVQHLAAQEVILIRHASVKLERHGWMGAKKASKMRDAYDTAPISQFDPDTVLSKVPKRITDTVYVSGLSRSIATGLKLFGDSATIVSLQELNEFEMHMVWLPLHLPFKAWTSISRTMWLMGMEKPGTESFQEARDRVDDVCSFIERKAEQNKQVIMVTHGFINRNISKELEKRGWRVIQNNGKKNLGATVLRK, encoded by the coding sequence TTGAAGACACTTACTCAATTCATAATCTTTCTGGTAATCCTCTTATATGTGCAACATTTGGCGGCACAAGAAGTGATTTTGATTCGGCATGCTTCAGTAAAGCTGGAACGGCATGGATGGATGGGTGCAAAAAAAGCATCCAAGATGCGTGATGCATACGACACCGCCCCGATAAGTCAGTTCGATCCGGATACCGTGTTAAGCAAAGTCCCCAAACGAATTACCGACACGGTGTATGTTAGTGGTCTTTCGCGTTCAATCGCTACAGGATTAAAACTATTTGGCGATTCGGCAACAATCGTGTCATTGCAAGAACTCAACGAATTTGAAATGCACATGGTTTGGCTGCCCCTGCATTTGCCTTTTAAAGCATGGACTTCCATATCGAGGACAATGTGGTTGATGGGGATGGAAAAACCGGGAACAGAATCGTTTCAGGAAGCCCGCGACCGTGTTGACGACGTTTGTTCATTTATTGAAAGAAAGGCGGAACAAAACAAACAAGTGATAATGGTAACGCACGGTTTTATAAACCGGAACATTTCCAAAGAACTGGAAAAACGCGGGTGGCGAGTGATACAAAATAATGGTAAAAAAAACCTGGGAGCCACCGTTTTAAGAAAATAA
- a CDS encoding DUF6268 family outer membrane beta-barrel protein, whose amino-acid sequence MAGFAQDTISREDWTPYFENNLPTRFLYLKMEGPFQYNISSTSEIPEIGDGSAEITGNRTVTARFKFPILNKQRVKLTGGFRYVNEEFYFEDIKPGDYPMYVGLNDRNLRRLGLDMKGLFHLKDNHSIVMQTSWSLAGDFHIHDDKYFSFSDLLKSSLAIGYATRKDKNTYYAFGAYFGYTFGDPAIYPVINYCKRFSNGIGLDLLLPQGFKAWKQLNKNFYLVCDAEISGTSYTVRVDNTVLNELESIQLRQSTFDATAGIITRINKWVGFEAKFGYSNNINFNVTESNFKIGSTLLKPDTDYLIKSKVSGAPYASISLFLSVPKDLMDRYVE is encoded by the coding sequence ATGGCAGGATTCGCGCAGGACACCATTTCGCGCGAAGACTGGACGCCCTATTTTGAAAACAATTTGCCCACCCGTTTTCTGTACCTAAAAATGGAAGGTCCGTTTCAGTACAATATTTCATCAACCTCGGAGATACCTGAAATTGGCGACGGTTCGGCAGAAATTACAGGGAACAGAACAGTAACAGCACGGTTTAAATTTCCGATTCTGAATAAACAACGGGTAAAACTAACCGGTGGATTTCGCTATGTAAACGAAGAGTTTTACTTTGAAGACATAAAACCCGGTGATTATCCGATGTATGTTGGATTGAACGACCGCAACCTTAGACGGCTGGGACTTGACATGAAAGGCTTGTTTCACCTGAAAGACAATCATTCGATAGTGATGCAAACCAGCTGGAGCCTGGCGGGTGATTTTCATATTCATGACGATAAATATTTTTCATTTAGCGACTTGCTGAAATCATCTCTTGCCATTGGTTATGCTACCCGGAAAGACAAAAATACCTACTATGCTTTTGGCGCCTATTTTGGTTATACTTTTGGAGACCCGGCAATTTACCCGGTTATAAATTACTGCAAACGATTTTCCAATGGAATTGGGCTGGACTTACTGCTCCCGCAAGGATTTAAAGCCTGGAAACAGCTCAACAAAAACTTTTATTTGGTGTGCGATGCTGAGATTTCGGGAACCAGTTACACCGTGCGTGTTGATAACACGGTACTAAACGAACTGGAGAGTATTCAGCTGCGCCAGTCGACCTTTGATGCAACGGCAGGCATTATTACGCGAATAAATAAATGGGTAGGTTTTGAGGCAAAATTTGGCTACTCAAACAACATTAACTTTAATGTTACCGAATCGAATTTTAAAATTGGGAGCACCCTGCTAAAACCCGATACAGATTACCTTATAAAATCGAAAGTTTCAGGTGCACCGTACGCCAGCATATCACTGTTTTTGTCGGTACCGAAAGATTTAATGGATCGCTACGTAGAATAA
- a CDS encoding DUF6565 domain-containing protein, with protein sequence MKYSKYLIVCCLVWLVACTTPTSKEDYLDRFERFVERVENNHKKYGRKDWEWADEKFEKYNSEWYLEYRDDFTVEDQIKIKGLIIKYHALKNKESVGDLLRDLFKDDVNKIGDKIQKYIDEDLNEDLDKIIDGATEIGDSAVKVMEDAVRKLDESF encoded by the coding sequence ATGAAGTACTCAAAATATTTGATTGTATGTTGTTTGGTGTGGTTGGTTGCTTGTACAACTCCGACATCAAAAGAGGATTACCTCGACCGGTTCGAACGTTTTGTTGAGCGGGTAGAGAATAACCATAAAAAATATGGCAGAAAGGACTGGGAGTGGGCAGATGAGAAATTTGAAAAGTACAACTCGGAGTGGTACCTCGAATACCGCGACGATTTTACGGTTGAAGATCAGATAAAAATTAAAGGGCTGATCATTAAATATCATGCCTTAAAAAACAAAGAAAGTGTTGGAGATTTACTGCGTGATCTTTTTAAGGACGACGTGAATAAAATTGGCGATAAGATCCAGAAATACATTGATGAAGATCTGAACGAGGATCTGGATAAAATAATTGATGGCGCAACTGAAATTGGCGATTCGGCCGTTAAAGTTATGGAGGATGCGGTTCGGAAACTGGATGAGTCATTTTAA
- a CDS encoding phosphoribosyltransferase: protein MVPLSFKEITERLRIIEFPKIDVVIGIGTGGVPAATMVAYHLNAELLVMTLNYRDDENNPRYNEPKVLEKANWDLEGKRILLVDDVSVSGKTMEAALEQLKGLHVKTCAMKGRADYVLFPEIKDCVKWPWKP from the coding sequence ATGGTTCCACTATCGTTTAAAGAAATAACAGAACGACTAAGAATAATTGAATTCCCTAAGATTGATGTGGTAATTGGCATTGGCACAGGCGGTGTGCCGGCAGCAACAATGGTGGCTTATCATCTTAACGCCGAATTGTTGGTGATGACACTGAATTACCGCGATGACGAAAATAATCCGCGCTACAACGAGCCCAAAGTACTTGAAAAAGCCAACTGGGATTTGGAAGGCAAACGTATTTTGTTGGTCGATGATGTATCGGTGTCGGGGAAAACCATGGAGGCCGCACTTGAACAGTTAAAAGGTTTACATGTAAAAACCTGCGCCATGAAAGGAAGAGCCGATTATGTGCTGTTTCCCGAAATAAAGGATTGTGTAAAATGGCCCTGGAAACCCTAA
- a CDS encoding ATP-binding protein: MSVKFNKYTYLILAIGILVMAAILENGLLRRNPETKLIDDFQTQLLANEAELQNKLLKIKQVLIEDELDEDISEFFSQDETLIRETGFGAMVFKNNELFFWSDRGITFYDRLEDLPKISGLVTLPNGYYLVDTMNVGEYTAAVFHLIKRNYTYENKYLQNNFFKDYRLPGDYIIRTEKFNRGYDIVDLKGDYLFTLLPHGNYLCTTKQLYFPGAIYFIGLILLLFYFRKEFVDNDSPFFLKLVSLGVALFVVYWIHLIFQVPKVFFHLRFFSPDYFAINDWLPSLGDYFLLAIFFLFWIYNFAIDLNIPDLQNNSGLPRKGVIILLLIFNASLYLLVDNLIKELIYNSTVSFALNKIIDISPQSVLGIFAISLLLLGVVFFTIRVNEKTLKNFKLYQLIILTLVISLFFAGLQYLVVQNVSIYALLLFIICVILSSLITRHYLQTFTLSYLIIYVAVVSIYSLVVINRTISKKDKEQQKLFAVTLVAERDPAAEVFLTEINYQIEKDPAIQSLLFQNKDDDAIEYIRQSYFNTYFRKYLLNILVCHEGSNLIIPPDDYEVACRPYLNDKIESEGIEIPGTSFYFMDNMNGRISYTGCYSYPLADGGKGVTIYIDLDSDLLFEGIGFPELLIDKSMARSNSYRKYNYAKYYAGELRDKYGDYNYNYNGHVYLKSDDEFSFIRQDKYEHLVYHTSQQNYVVVSRELLTPIDYLISFPYLFVFYFLTLLVVLIIINQSIRGRRVFFDLKFKIQAAIISIVFISLMVVAGVTLFYNVKEYRQKHQDDLNEKMKSISEEIDMRLTDKQEITPELEEWLREELAKLSNIFRTDINIYGIDGGLIASSRFEIFERGLVSSRINARANYEVYQNYSISYFQPENIGKLSYLSAYRPIINNFGDYLGVINLPYFIRQDNYSQEISTFIVAFINLYVLLFLASIIAAVFIANQITRPLVVIQENLRKMQLGKRNEPIQYNRKDEIGSLVREYNKKVDELAVSADLLARSERESAWREMAKQIAHEIKNPLTPMKLNIQYLQRAKGKNEEYNEFVDRVTSTLIEQIDNLSNIATEFSNFAKIPTARNQVFCLSEQLKKSIDLYESHSEIDIKFDSNGYENLEVNADREQLSRAIINLIRNAIQAIPEDRKGRIKIGLDRRHHMAVISVEDNGSGIDAELRDKLFSPSFTTKTSGMGLGLSIVKNIVENFAGRIWFETEMGKGTTFYLEIPVYEETLKN, translated from the coding sequence ATGTCGGTTAAATTCAATAAATATACTTATCTCATTTTAGCCATCGGTATTTTGGTTATGGCTGCCATTCTCGAAAATGGGTTGCTGCGGCGAAATCCTGAAACCAAACTTATTGACGATTTTCAAACTCAACTGCTGGCAAACGAAGCCGAGCTTCAAAATAAGCTGCTGAAAATTAAACAGGTTCTGATTGAAGATGAACTGGATGAGGATATTAGCGAATTTTTTAGCCAGGATGAAACATTGATCCGCGAAACCGGATTTGGTGCGATGGTTTTTAAAAATAATGAACTGTTTTTTTGGTCCGACCGCGGAATTACTTTTTACGACCGCCTGGAAGATCTGCCAAAAATCAGTGGCCTTGTAACATTGCCAAATGGCTATTACCTGGTTGATACCATGAATGTTGGTGAGTATACGGCAGCTGTTTTTCATTTAATAAAACGCAACTATACTTACGAAAACAAGTACCTGCAAAATAATTTCTTTAAAGATTACAGGCTGCCCGGCGATTATATTATACGAACAGAAAAATTCAATCGCGGTTACGATATTGTCGACCTGAAAGGCGATTACCTCTTTACTCTATTGCCCCACGGAAATTATTTGTGTACCACCAAACAGCTGTATTTCCCAGGTGCCATATATTTTATCGGGCTTATCTTACTGTTGTTTTATTTCCGAAAGGAATTTGTCGACAACGACTCACCGTTTTTCCTGAAACTGGTTTCGCTGGGAGTGGCGTTGTTTGTGGTGTATTGGATTCATCTCATTTTTCAGGTGCCCAAGGTATTCTTCCATCTAAGATTTTTTAGCCCCGATTATTTTGCCATAAACGACTGGTTGCCTTCGTTGGGCGATTATTTTCTTCTGGCCATATTTTTCCTTTTCTGGATATACAATTTCGCCATCGACCTGAATATTCCCGATTTGCAAAATAACTCGGGTTTGCCACGAAAAGGAGTAATTATTCTGCTACTGATTTTTAATGCCAGTCTATATTTGCTTGTCGATAATTTGATAAAGGAGCTCATTTATAATTCAACCGTTTCGTTTGCGCTGAACAAGATTATCGATATCTCTCCTCAAAGTGTTTTGGGGATTTTTGCAATTAGTTTATTGTTGCTGGGAGTTGTATTCTTTACTATCAGGGTAAACGAAAAAACGCTAAAAAACTTTAAACTCTATCAACTGATTATATTAACGCTGGTTATTAGTTTATTCTTTGCCGGATTACAATACCTTGTCGTACAAAATGTATCTATATACGCACTATTGCTATTTATTATTTGCGTTATACTTTCTTCGCTGATAACCCGACACTATCTGCAAACCTTTACCTTAAGTTATCTGATTATTTATGTGGCGGTGGTTTCAATTTATTCGTTGGTTGTTATTAACCGTACTATCAGCAAAAAAGATAAAGAGCAACAAAAACTGTTTGCGGTGACGCTTGTTGCCGAACGCGATCCGGCAGCCGAGGTCTTTCTTACCGAGATCAATTACCAGATTGAGAAGGATCCGGCTATCCAGAGTTTATTATTCCAGAATAAAGACGATGATGCCATTGAATACATCCGTCAATCGTATTTTAATACTTATTTTCGGAAATACTTGTTAAATATTCTGGTGTGTCACGAGGGAAGTAATTTGATTATCCCTCCTGATGATTATGAAGTGGCTTGCAGGCCATACTTGAATGATAAAATAGAATCGGAAGGAATTGAAATTCCGGGGACTAGTTTTTATTTTATGGATAATATGAACGGAAGGATTTCTTATACAGGTTGTTATAGTTATCCTCTGGCTGATGGCGGAAAAGGAGTAACAATTTATATTGATCTGGATTCTGATTTATTGTTCGAAGGAATTGGTTTCCCCGAGTTGCTGATCGATAAATCGATGGCTCGGTCAAATAGTTACCGCAAATACAATTATGCCAAATATTATGCGGGAGAATTACGAGATAAATATGGTGATTACAACTACAATTACAACGGGCATGTATACCTGAAATCGGATGATGAGTTTTCGTTCATTCGACAGGATAAATACGAGCATCTGGTTTACCACACAAGTCAGCAGAATTATGTAGTGGTCTCGAGGGAATTGCTCACACCGATTGATTACTTGATTTCATTTCCGTATTTGTTTGTATTTTATTTTCTTACGTTGTTGGTTGTATTGATTATAATTAACCAATCAATTAGGGGAAGAAGAGTATTTTTCGATCTGAAATTTAAGATACAGGCAGCTATTATCTCCATTGTTTTTATTTCGTTAATGGTTGTTGCCGGTGTCACGCTTTTCTACAATGTAAAAGAATACCGGCAGAAACACCAGGACGATTTGAATGAGAAAATGAAGTCGATTTCGGAAGAGATTGACATGCGCCTGACCGATAAACAAGAAATTACGCCGGAACTGGAGGAATGGTTGCGCGAGGAGTTGGCAAAACTATCTAACATCTTCAGAACTGATATTAACATTTACGGAATTGATGGGGGACTTATCGCTTCATCGCGTTTCGAGATTTTTGAGCGCGGACTGGTATCGTCACGAATAAATGCCCGTGCCAACTACGAAGTATATCAGAATTATTCCATCAGTTACTTCCAGCCCGAGAACATCGGTAAGCTATCGTACCTATCGGCGTATCGGCCAATTATTAATAATTTTGGCGATTATCTGGGCGTTATTAATCTTCCTTATTTTATCCGGCAGGATAATTACAGCCAGGAAATTTCCACTTTTATTGTAGCCTTTATCAACCTGTATGTACTGCTGTTTTTAGCCAGTATTATTGCTGCGGTTTTTATTGCTAATCAAATTACCCGCCCATTGGTTGTTATCCAGGAAAACCTGCGAAAAATGCAGTTGGGTAAACGAAACGAGCCCATTCAATACAACCGGAAAGACGAAATTGGAAGCCTGGTTCGGGAATACAATAAAAAGGTTGATGAGTTGGCAGTAAGTGCCGATTTGCTGGCACGCTCAGAAAGGGAATCGGCATGGCGCGAAATGGCAAAGCAAATTGCACACGAGATTAAAAATCCACTTACGCCGATGAAGTTGAATATCCAATATTTGCAACGCGCCAAAGGGAAAAACGAAGAGTACAACGAGTTTGTTGATCGAGTAACCTCAACACTTATCGAGCAGATCGACAACCTTTCGAATATTGCTACCGAATTCTCGAACTTTGCAAAAATTCCAACGGCCCGGAATCAGGTATTCTGTTTGTCCGAGCAGTTGAAGAAATCGATCGATTTGTACGAATCGCACAGTGAAATCGACATTAAATTTGATTCGAACGGCTACGAAAATCTTGAAGTAAATGCCGACAGAGAACAGTTGTCGCGGGCAATTATAAACCTGATTCGAAATGCCATTCAGGCCATTCCCGAGGACCGTAAAGGAAGGATTAAAATCGGGCTCGACCGACGTCATCATATGGCCGTAATTTCGGTGGAAGACAATGGCTCTGGTATTGATGCCGAGTTGCGCGATAAGTTGTTTAGTCCGAGTTTTACCACCAAAACCAGTGGTATGGGATTAGGACTTTCAATTGTAAAGAATATCGTTGAAAATTTTGCCGGCAGAATCTGGTTCGAAACCGAGATGGGAAAAGGCACAACTTTTTACCTCGAAATTCCGGTGTACGAGGAAACATTGAAAAATTAA
- the rlmH gene encoding 23S rRNA (pseudouridine(1915)-N(3))-methyltransferase RlmH, producing the protein MKITLLVVGKTDAAYIRDGIDEYFKRLKHYISFDMEVIPDIKKGKNTNPEMQKNKEGEIILSKLAPGKELHLFDEKGKMFSSVEFSQFLEKKMISGPKELILVVGGPYGFSEEVYKRAISKISLSRLTFSHQMVRLLCVEQLYRAMTILKGEPYHHE; encoded by the coding sequence ATGAAAATTACATTACTGGTTGTTGGTAAAACTGATGCGGCCTATATACGCGATGGAATAGATGAATATTTTAAACGCCTGAAACACTATATTAGTTTCGATATGGAAGTTATTCCCGATATTAAGAAGGGAAAAAATACCAACCCGGAAATGCAGAAAAATAAAGAGGGTGAAATTATTCTTTCAAAACTGGCTCCGGGCAAAGAGTTACATTTGTTCGATGAGAAAGGGAAAATGTTTTCGTCGGTTGAGTTTTCGCAGTTTTTAGAGAAGAAAATGATAAGCGGCCCAAAAGAACTGATACTTGTAGTGGGCGGCCCATACGGTTTCTCTGAAGAAGTGTATAAACGAGCCATTTCAAAAATTTCACTATCACGATTAACATTTTCGCATCAAATGGTGCGATTGTTGTGCGTGGAGCAACTATACAGAGCAATGACAATTTTAAAAGGCGAACCGTATCATCATGAATAG
- a CDS encoding DUF4783 domain-containing protein, whose protein sequence is MKNFKHIFSIILIFCSLLAGAAHIPQNKKVPNEINVGLATGDAKVLSSYFNQNVELVVLDNDNVYSKAQAQQIVTNFFNKFPPIEKNAFSIIHDSGKENAQYVIGKLKTEKGDFRVYFLLKQNDGKQYIHQLRIEQQ, encoded by the coding sequence ATGAAAAATTTTAAACACATATTTTCAATTATTCTGATATTTTGCAGTTTGCTGGCAGGTGCTGCTCATATCCCTCAGAATAAAAAGGTTCCGAACGAAATTAATGTTGGTTTGGCAACCGGAGATGCAAAAGTACTCTCCTCTTATTTTAACCAAAACGTAGAACTGGTAGTACTTGATAACGACAATGTATACAGCAAAGCCCAGGCCCAACAAATTGTAACCAACTTTTTCAACAAATTTCCCCCGATAGAGAAAAATGCTTTTAGCATTATTCACGACAGTGGCAAAGAGAATGCTCAATATGTAATCGGGAAATTAAAAACAGAAAAAGGCGATTTCAGGGTTTACTTTTTGCTGAAACAAAACGATGGCAAACAATACATTCACCAACTACGAATTGAACAACAATAA
- a CDS encoding YihY/virulence factor BrkB family protein, with product MASGKITFNRFKKLSERAVEHAKRISLPLFDGVPLYDVLLFFWRSIVDGSITTRASGIAFSFFLALFPGIIFLFTLIPASGFQQELYVIIHEVVPEKIWPAVEETIAQIVLENPRGKVTLLNFLMSLMFATNGFVSMMSAFDATVHNINRRKWWSQYIAAVTLLVIFTLLLVVAIAMLTGGQALINYLEQIDIIHDYFSKILFTIGKWIITVTIFFFAFSFLYYMAPAKKTKWRFISAGGSLATVLSIFGFIGMSYYLDNFSQYNILYGSIGTLLAVLLLMYVMSLILLIGFELNASIYQAHTYQEDEDEKMIYKI from the coding sequence ATGGCATCGGGAAAAATTACTTTTAATCGATTTAAAAAGCTGAGCGAAAGAGCAGTTGAACACGCCAAACGTATTTCGCTCCCTCTTTTTGATGGTGTACCGTTATACGATGTTTTATTGTTTTTCTGGAGAAGTATCGTCGACGGATCGATAACAACACGTGCGTCGGGAATTGCATTTTCCTTTTTTCTTGCTTTGTTTCCGGGCATAATATTTCTCTTTACTCTTATTCCGGCAAGTGGGTTCCAACAAGAGCTTTACGTTATTATTCATGAGGTAGTACCTGAAAAAATCTGGCCAGCCGTAGAAGAAACAATTGCCCAAATTGTACTAGAGAATCCAAGAGGCAAAGTTACCCTGTTAAACTTTCTAATGTCTCTTATGTTTGCAACCAATGGATTTGTGTCCATGATGAGTGCATTTGATGCTACGGTTCACAATATTAACAGAAGAAAGTGGTGGAGCCAATATATCGCGGCGGTTACACTGCTGGTTATCTTTACACTGTTACTTGTTGTGGCTATTGCAATGTTAACGGGCGGACAGGCATTGATCAACTATCTTGAACAAATAGATATTATCCACGATTATTTCTCGAAAATACTTTTTACTATCGGGAAATGGATTATTACAGTTACCATATTCTTTTTCGCCTTTTCGTTTTTATATTATATGGCACCTGCAAAAAAAACAAAATGGAGGTTTATCTCTGCAGGAGGTTCACTGGCAACAGTTTTAAGTATTTTCGGCTTTATTGGGATGAGTTATTATTTAGATAATTTTAGCCAATACAATATTCTTTATGGATCAATCGGGACACTATTGGCAGTATTGCTTCTAATGTATGTGATGTCACTGATTTTGCTGATAGGATTTGAGCTGAATGCCAGTATTTACCAGGCACACACCTACCAGGAAGATGAAGATGAAAAAATGATTTATAAAATCTGA
- a CDS encoding rhomboid family intramembrane serine protease produces MDIAGDIKRTFKEGSVLTRLIYINIGVFLLLKIIGVFFYLSGHSLPVYQWLSVPSVTEVLAQRPWTPISYMFLHQGFIHLFFNMIGLYWFGQLFLYHFEGGKLLGVYLMGGLWGAFLYVIAYNFIPVLSSENGLLLGASASIFAVLVAIAFYDPNREIHLFFIGGIPLKYVAAFYVLLSVIGISSTNAGGNIAHLGGAFWGWFYIYQLRKGKDMGAGLVNLVNKIGEFLGGLFKHKSKMKVTYRKPPRDDYEYNRQKHKQQDEINRILDKIAKSGYESLTKKEKEVLFKQGKK; encoded by the coding sequence GTGGATATTGCAGGCGACATAAAAAGAACATTTAAAGAAGGATCGGTATTAACCCGGTTGATCTACATAAACATTGGTGTATTTCTTTTGCTGAAAATAATCGGTGTATTCTTTTACCTGAGCGGACATAGTTTGCCGGTGTATCAGTGGTTATCAGTTCCTTCGGTTACCGAAGTTTTGGCGCAACGCCCATGGACACCGATAAGCTATATGTTTTTGCACCAGGGATTTATTCATCTCTTTTTTAATATGATTGGCCTGTACTGGTTTGGTCAGTTGTTTCTTTATCATTTTGAAGGAGGTAAACTGTTGGGCGTTTATTTGATGGGCGGACTTTGGGGTGCTTTTTTATATGTTATTGCCTACAATTTTATTCCAGTCCTTAGTTCTGAGAACGGCTTATTATTGGGGGCTTCTGCATCCATTTTTGCAGTTTTGGTGGCCATTGCTTTTTACGATCCCAACCGCGAGATACACCTCTTTTTTATCGGTGGTATTCCATTGAAATATGTAGCTGCTTTTTACGTTTTATTGTCCGTAATCGGTATTTCTTCAACAAATGCCGGTGGTAATATTGCACACTTGGGCGGTGCTTTTTGGGGATGGTTTTATATTTATCAATTGCGAAAAGGAAAGGATATGGGAGCGGGACTGGTAAATTTGGTGAATAAAATTGGCGAGTTTTTAGGCGGACTTTTCAAGCATAAAAGTAAAATGAAAGTTACTTACCGAAAACCGCCTCGCGACGATTATGAATACAACCGTCAGAAACATAAGCAGCAAGACGAGATCAATCGTATTCTGGATAAGATTGCAAAATCGGGTTACGAGAGTTTAACCAAAAAAGAGAAGGAAGTGCTTTTTAAACAGGGGAAGAAGTAG
- a CDS encoding rhomboid family intramembrane serine protease, which produces MNYRPALNLPPVVKNLILANVLFFIATIVLKQTGTDLYSILGLYFPLSEKFRLFQIFTYMFMHSTPGFGHIFFNMFALYMFGRVLEGVWGPKRFLTFYLVTGVGAALIQLLVTYVEYKVAVAQIAPDQLAYFREIAAQGKYIPGTVSEKITIFMNTPTVGASGAVFGILLGFGMLFPNTELMLLFPPIPIKAKYFVIGYGALELFFGVSGIQGSVAHFAHLGGMLFGYFMIKYWNKHSNRFY; this is translated from the coding sequence ATGAATTATCGTCCAGCCTTAAATTTGCCGCCAGTGGTAAAGAACCTGATTCTTGCCAACGTGTTGTTTTTTATTGCCACCATTGTTTTAAAGCAAACCGGAACTGATCTGTATTCCATTCTGGGTTTGTATTTCCCGCTTTCTGAAAAATTTAGGTTATTCCAGATTTTTACTTACATGTTTATGCACAGTACGCCGGGATTTGGGCATATCTTCTTCAATATGTTTGCGTTGTATATGTTTGGACGTGTGTTAGAAGGCGTTTGGGGGCCAAAGCGTTTCCTTACTTTTTATTTGGTTACAGGGGTAGGAGCAGCACTTATTCAACTGTTGGTTACTTATGTTGAGTATAAAGTTGCTGTTGCACAAATTGCACCCGATCAGCTGGCTTATTTCAGAGAGATTGCAGCGCAGGGGAAATATATTCCCGGTACAGTTTCAGAAAAGATTACAATATTTATGAATACACCAACGGTAGGTGCTTCGGGGGCGGTTTTTGGTATTTTATTAGGTTTCGGAATGCTGTTCCCAAATACCGAGCTTATGTTACTCTTTCCGCCAATACCAATTAAAGCCAAATATTTTGTAATTGGTTACGGTGCTTTGGAATTGTTCTTTGGTGTATCCGGAATTCAGGGAAGTGTGGCTCACTTTGCCCACCTCGGCGGGATGTTGTTCGGTTACTTTATGATCAAATACTGGAACAAACATTCCAACCGTTTTTATTAA